In Jeotgalibaca arthritidis, a single genomic region encodes these proteins:
- the xylB gene encoding xylulokinase, producing the protein MGYVLGLDLGTSSLKGLLVNKKGELVYSTSADYPLIQPQKGYSEQNPEEWFQAAITVLEATLTAIPDARDQLEAISFSGQMHSLVLLDEADQVVRNAILWNDVRTTQQCERIKETLGDKLIPITKNKALEGFTLPKILWVQEEEAENFKKAKTFLLPKDYLGFRLTGSKQMEYSDAAGTLLLDINQKAWSQDILKAFDLASDFCPKLVESADKIGNLTETISQQLGLKQAVAVYAGGADNASAALGAGIISSDVGMVSIGTSGVFLSYEEAGKEYGGDLHYFFHVLKDAYYSMGVTLAAGHSLSWFKETFAKEESFEELLKDIHQVEAGSNGLLFMPYISGERTPYTDSQIRGSFLGMDSGHKRQHFARAVLEGITFSLKDSQHLMETRAGKTFEKIVSVGGGAKNPDWLQMQADIFNAKIVTLKTEQGPGMGAVMLAALGQGWFDSVEDCVAAFVEESQTYYPNPEQVKRYEAVYAIYQQGYEATKTISHQLSQL; encoded by the coding sequence ATGGGATATGTTCTTGGTCTAGACTTAGGAACAAGCTCACTAAAGGGCCTGTTAGTTAATAAAAAAGGGGAGCTTGTTTACTCAACATCGGCGGATTACCCACTGATTCAACCTCAAAAAGGGTATAGTGAGCAAAATCCTGAAGAGTGGTTTCAAGCAGCCATTACTGTTTTAGAAGCAACCTTAACAGCCATTCCAGATGCTAGAGACCAATTAGAAGCCATTAGCTTTTCAGGTCAGATGCATAGCTTGGTGTTACTGGATGAAGCAGATCAAGTGGTTCGCAATGCCATTTTATGGAATGATGTGAGAACCACTCAACAATGTGAACGCATCAAAGAAACATTAGGCGACAAGCTAATTCCAATTACTAAGAACAAAGCACTTGAAGGCTTTACTTTACCAAAGATTTTATGGGTTCAAGAAGAGGAAGCTGAGAACTTTAAAAAGGCCAAGACATTCTTATTGCCGAAAGACTACTTAGGCTTCCGTTTGACAGGATCCAAACAAATGGAATATTCCGATGCGGCAGGAACCTTATTGTTGGATATCAATCAAAAAGCATGGAGCCAAGACATATTAAAAGCCTTCGACTTAGCAAGTGACTTTTGTCCGAAGCTCGTTGAATCAGCAGATAAAATTGGCAACCTTACTGAGACGATTAGCCAGCAACTAGGATTAAAACAAGCTGTAGCTGTTTACGCTGGTGGTGCAGATAATGCGAGTGCAGCTCTTGGAGCTGGGATTATTTCATCTGACGTCGGTATGGTGAGTATTGGGACATCTGGTGTCTTCCTATCTTATGAGGAGGCAGGAAAAGAATATGGCGGAGACTTGCATTATTTCTTCCATGTTTTAAAAGATGCTTACTATTCAATGGGTGTCACATTAGCAGCGGGTCATAGCTTATCTTGGTTTAAAGAGACCTTTGCTAAAGAGGAATCTTTCGAAGAATTACTAAAGGATATTCACCAAGTAGAGGCGGGATCGAATGGGTTGCTGTTTATGCCTTATATTTCAGGCGAACGGACACCTTATACAGACAGTCAAATTCGCGGCAGCTTTTTAGGAATGGATAGTGGTCATAAACGCCAACATTTTGCTCGTGCTGTTTTAGAGGGGATTACGTTTTCTCTGAAGGATTCGCAACACTTGATGGAAACGCGCGCTGGCAAGACATTTGAAAAAATTGTCTCAGTGGGTGGCGGTGCTAAGAATCCCGATTGGTTACAAATGCAGGCGGATATTTTTAACGCTAAAATCGTAACCTTAAAAACAGAACAAGGACCAGGTATGGGGGCTGTGATGTTAGCGGCACTTGGACAAGGCTGGTTTGATTCAGTAGAAGATTGTGTAGCAGCTTTTGTTGAAGAAAGTCAAACTTATTATCCAAATCCTGAACAAGTTAAGCGGTATGAAGCGGTTTATGCTATCTACCAACAAGGCTATGAGGCAACTAAAACCATTAGCCATCAATTAAGTCAGTTATAA
- the rimI gene encoding ribosomal protein S18-alanine N-acetyltransferase, whose amino-acid sequence MKELINQFQSFVETIQKEIVHPQKSQFLSSRVDYLPDHFLSRNGTQLRLEIGERRHIADVLYIEKLGYKGKTPWGYAALENDIVRNTKSLYLIVYEGFEPVAFLGVRLEDQDIHITNVAVVPDWQQQGVGQQLFHFLKEVAREEAVKTLSLEVRVSNDQAQGLYHKLGFTSVRIKKNYYHGDGEDAVDMLLTLDQ is encoded by the coding sequence TTGAAAGAATTGATTAATCAATTCCAGAGTTTTGTAGAAACCATTCAAAAAGAAATTGTGCACCCACAAAAAAGTCAGTTTTTGTCGAGTCGTGTAGACTATTTACCCGACCATTTTCTATCGAGAAACGGTACGCAACTACGTCTAGAAATTGGCGAAAGACGTCATATTGCGGATGTCCTTTATATAGAAAAACTAGGCTATAAAGGCAAAACGCCTTGGGGCTATGCAGCCTTAGAAAATGATATTGTCAGAAATACCAAATCCCTTTATTTGATTGTTTATGAAGGCTTTGAGCCGGTTGCTTTTTTAGGCGTTAGACTGGAAGACCAAGACATTCATATTACTAATGTTGCGGTTGTACCAGATTGGCAGCAGCAAGGAGTTGGCCAGCAACTCTTCCATTTTTTAAAAGAAGTAGCGCGTGAAGAAGCTGTGAAGACCCTTAGTTTGGAAGTACGTGTGTCCAACGATCAAGCACAGGGGCTTTATCACAAATTGGGCTTTACGTCCGTTCGAATTAAGAAAAACTACTACCACGGTGATGGGGAAGATGCTGTGGATATGTTATTAACGTTAGACCAATGA
- the rimI gene encoding ribosomal protein S18-alanine N-acetyltransferase: MKVTDSVVILNGENPTIAQSLYDVTVAANNGQTTWKVSSFQTELSDSNHLYLGYYKEDRLVGYIGCQIILDEMSINNFAVHSDYKKQGIGTDLIKQLLAVCEEKEIRFFYLEVRVSNQAAIHLYKKMGFEEVALRKDYYQQPKEDAYIFQLIKK, translated from the coding sequence ATGAAGGTGACAGACTCTGTAGTAATCCTTAACGGAGAAAATCCAACGATCGCTCAATCTTTGTATGATGTGACGGTTGCTGCAAACAACGGCCAAACAACTTGGAAAGTGTCCTCCTTTCAAACGGAACTTTCTGATTCTAACCATCTTTACTTAGGCTATTACAAAGAGGATCGCTTAGTCGGTTATATTGGCTGTCAAATAATTCTCGATGAAATGTCGATTAATAACTTTGCAGTACACTCAGATTACAAAAAACAAGGGATTGGCACAGATCTAATCAAGCAGCTATTAGCTGTTTGTGAAGAAAAGGAGATTCGCTTCTTTTATTTAGAAGTGCGCGTCTCTAATCAAGCGGCTATCCACCTTTATAAAAAGATGGGATTTGAGGAAGTAGCCCTTCGGAAAGATTACTACCAACAACCTAAGGAAGATGCCTATATCTTTCAATTGATAAAAAAATAA
- the tsaD gene encoding tRNA (adenosine(37)-N6)-threonylcarbamoyltransferase complex transferase subunit TsaD: MKKQDELILAIESSCDETSAAVIKNGDTILSNIVASQIKSHMRFGGVVPEVASRHHVEQITQIIEAALEKAELEMADMDAVAVTEGPGLVGSLLIGVSAAKALAFAHGKPLIATNHMAGHIYANQLVQPLQFPLLSLVVSGGHTELIYMPEDGVFEIIGETRDDAAGEAYDKIGRVLGLPYPGGKVMDEMAHQGEETYDFPRAMIHEDNYDFSFSGLKSAVINTIHNARQKGDDIDPHNIATSFQAAVVDVLVAKTIRAAKEKPIKQLLLAGGVAANKGLREALTQAVAKELPDVELLIPPLSLCGDNAAMIGAAAHYQYINESFAELSLNARPGLAL; this comes from the coding sequence ATGAAGAAACAAGATGAATTAATTTTAGCAATCGAAAGTAGCTGCGATGAAACAAGTGCGGCTGTTATCAAAAATGGTGATACCATTTTATCGAATATTGTGGCATCTCAAATTAAGAGTCACATGCGGTTTGGCGGAGTTGTACCTGAAGTAGCTAGCCGCCACCACGTTGAACAAATCACACAAATTATTGAAGCAGCATTGGAAAAGGCAGAACTTGAAATGGCTGATATGGATGCCGTTGCTGTCACAGAAGGTCCAGGATTAGTAGGGTCTTTATTAATTGGTGTTAGTGCAGCTAAGGCATTGGCTTTTGCTCATGGGAAACCATTAATTGCAACCAACCATATGGCTGGTCATATCTACGCTAACCAGCTGGTTCAACCTCTACAGTTTCCATTACTATCACTAGTTGTCAGTGGTGGCCATACGGAATTAATTTATATGCCTGAAGATGGTGTGTTTGAGATTATTGGTGAAACACGAGATGACGCAGCAGGTGAAGCTTACGATAAAATTGGGCGTGTACTTGGCTTACCGTACCCAGGTGGAAAAGTGATGGATGAAATGGCACACCAAGGCGAAGAAACATACGATTTCCCACGTGCCATGATCCATGAAGATAACTATGATTTCAGTTTTTCAGGTTTGAAGAGTGCGGTTATCAACACCATTCATAATGCTAGACAGAAGGGCGATGACATCGATCCTCACAACATTGCCACTAGTTTTCAAGCAGCAGTAGTGGATGTGCTAGTTGCGAAAACTATTCGCGCTGCTAAAGAAAAACCGATTAAGCAACTCCTACTAGCAGGTGGGGTTGCAGCTAACAAGGGACTTCGTGAAGCCCTCACTCAAGCTGTTGCAAAAGAATTGCCTGATGTGGAGCTTCTTATTCCACCATTGTCATTATGTGGTGATAATGCTGCGATGATTGGTGCGGCTGCGCATTACCAATACATCAATGAATCATTTGCAGAGCTTAGTTTAAATGCGCGACCAGGTCTTGCTTTATAA
- the tsaB gene encoding tRNA (adenosine(37)-N6)-threonylcarbamoyltransferase complex dimerization subunit type 1 TsaB, with translation MKILAIESSNQTLSVATMEDGLVVAEYTRNGNLQHSTQLMPAVQDVLQAANWTPQDLDRIAISKGPGSYTGVRIGATIAKTLAWTLDKPLIPVSSLKVLAANIDHFDGLVVPIMDARRNNMYTAAFEITNGQIEEELAECHIASEDWFNQLKETNKPILFVGQDLANYQDAIEANLGQQAYFSLKKQWLPSAGVLANLAITAEAEDVHIFTPEYLKKPEAEENWQKAHEGSRKGDYVERID, from the coding sequence TTGAAAATACTAGCTATTGAATCATCAAATCAAACATTAAGTGTTGCGACTATGGAGGATGGATTAGTTGTAGCAGAATATACACGCAATGGTAATCTTCAACATAGTACGCAGTTGATGCCAGCAGTTCAAGATGTGTTGCAGGCTGCCAACTGGACACCACAGGACTTAGATCGTATAGCTATATCAAAAGGACCAGGCTCATATACGGGTGTGCGTATTGGCGCAACCATTGCTAAAACACTAGCATGGACACTAGATAAGCCGCTAATTCCTGTTTCCAGCTTAAAAGTATTGGCAGCTAATATTGACCATTTTGACGGCTTAGTCGTACCGATTATGGATGCGAGACGAAATAATATGTATACCGCTGCCTTTGAGATTACTAACGGGCAAATTGAAGAAGAATTAGCAGAGTGTCATATCGCCAGTGAAGACTGGTTTAATCAATTAAAAGAAACCAACAAACCGATTCTTTTTGTCGGCCAAGACCTTGCGAATTACCAAGACGCTATTGAAGCGAATTTAGGTCAACAGGCTTACTTTTCTCTTAAAAAGCAGTGGTTGCCGAGCGCTGGTGTGTTAGCTAATTTAGCTATAACTGCTGAAGCAGAAGATGTTCATATCTTTACACCGGAGTATTTGAAGAAGCCAGAAGCAGAAGAGAATTGGCAAAAAGCTCATGAGGGATCACGAAAGGGTGATTACGTTGAAAGAATTGATTAA
- a CDS encoding CsbD family protein, which produces MAKGFEDKAKGLKDKVVGKVKEEYGDLVDDKSKEIEGKLQQKKGEAREKIGEAKDKADDKIDELQRRADDRVDDI; this is translated from the coding sequence ATGGCAAAAGGGTTTGAAGATAAAGCAAAAGGGTTGAAAGATAAGGTTGTAGGTAAAGTAAAGGAAGAATATGGCGACTTAGTCGATGATAAGAGTAAAGAAATCGAAGGTAAGCTGCAACAGAAAAAAGGAGAAGCCAGAGAAAAAATCGGTGAAGCTAAAGATAAAGCTGACGATAAAATTGATGAGCTTCAACGCAGAGCCGATGATCGTGTAGACGATATCTAG
- a CDS encoding UDP-glucose--hexose-1-phosphate uridylyltransferase gives METSKTIDQLICDFVAKGVSSHMIHPLDTYYATNRLLNILKKDHFETNLLPSMPLQGLLDLMDQLVQYAVEEGVIEDNLRSREELEAEIMDVVTPAPSVINRTFWESYQEAPMRATDEFYKLSKRNDYIKTRHIAKNEQFKVDSKYGYFDITINLSKPEKSKQEIEEAKLSVGNYPECQLCATNEGYKGRAGISARTNHRVIRIPIQEENWGFQYSPYAYYNEHCIVFSKHHTPMVVNKQTISNLLELVTVLPHYFMGSNAGLPIVGGSLLGHDHYQGGRHHFPMEEAKVLESWDWHADSEVRAERLHWPLSVIRLRAIDPNSLIKAGAEIMEAWSTYSNEALAILSETAGENHNAVTLIARRNGEAYELDVVLRNNRTNDQYPDGIFHPHQDVQHIKKENIGLIEVLGTAILPPRLKSELAEVTQFVLGETDQVADYHLEWANELKEAGNITAETATALIQESVGKKFERVLEDAGVFKQDEAGQEAFAEFVNQFK, from the coding sequence GTGGAAACTAGCAAAACAATAGATCAGCTTATTTGCGATTTTGTAGCAAAAGGCGTGTCATCGCATATGATTCATCCTCTTGATACTTATTATGCGACTAATAGATTATTAAATATCTTAAAAAAAGATCATTTTGAGACTAACCTTCTGCCCTCTATGCCATTGCAGGGCTTACTGGATTTGATGGATCAGCTGGTTCAGTACGCTGTTGAAGAAGGCGTTATTGAAGATAACTTACGCAGCCGCGAAGAATTAGAAGCAGAAATCATGGATGTGGTAACGCCTGCACCTTCTGTCATTAATCGGACATTCTGGGAATCTTACCAAGAAGCCCCTATGCGAGCGACTGATGAATTTTATAAATTATCAAAACGTAATGACTATATCAAAACGCGTCATATTGCGAAGAATGAACAGTTTAAAGTGGATTCGAAATATGGCTACTTTGACATTACGATCAATTTATCTAAACCTGAAAAATCAAAACAAGAAATCGAAGAGGCAAAATTATCGGTAGGTAACTATCCAGAATGTCAGCTATGTGCGACCAATGAGGGTTATAAAGGAAGAGCAGGTATTTCAGCTCGGACTAACCACCGCGTTATTCGAATTCCTATTCAAGAAGAAAATTGGGGATTCCAATACTCACCATATGCCTACTATAATGAGCATTGTATCGTTTTCTCAAAACACCATACTCCGATGGTCGTTAACAAACAGACGATTAGTAATTTATTGGAATTAGTGACGGTCTTACCACATTACTTCATGGGGTCTAATGCCGGATTGCCTATTGTGGGTGGATCACTCTTAGGACATGATCATTATCAAGGGGGACGTCATCATTTTCCAATGGAAGAGGCCAAAGTATTGGAGTCTTGGGATTGGCACGCTGATTCAGAAGTTCGAGCAGAACGGTTACATTGGCCGTTATCCGTTATTCGTTTACGGGCTATTGATCCAAACTCACTGATTAAAGCGGGAGCTGAAATTATGGAGGCTTGGTCAACTTACTCGAATGAGGCGTTAGCGATTCTTTCTGAAACTGCTGGTGAAAACCATAATGCGGTCACTTTAATTGCCCGTCGTAATGGCGAGGCTTATGAATTGGATGTTGTTTTACGCAATAACCGCACAAATGACCAGTATCCAGATGGTATTTTCCACCCACATCAGGACGTGCAACATATTAAAAAGGAAAATATCGGCTTAATTGAAGTACTAGGAACGGCAATTTTACCGCCGCGTCTCAAGTCAGAACTAGCTGAAGTCACTCAGTTTGTTTTAGGCGAAACAGATCAAGTAGCAGATTATCATCTAGAATGGGCCAACGAACTGAAAGAAGCAGGTAACATAACCGCTGAAACAGCGACAGCTCTTATTCAAGAATCAGTCGGCAAAAAATTCGAGCGCGTGCTAGAAGATGCAGGTGTCTTCAAGCAAGATGAAGCAGGACAAGAAGCCTTTGCGGAATTTGTAAACCAATTTAAATAG